A segment of the Zingiber officinale cultivar Zhangliang chromosome 8B, Zo_v1.1, whole genome shotgun sequence genome:
GGGAAGCGTACACGTGCGCTACcgtagccctatataaaggggtccaaGCATAAttggaggtatgcgatatttacTGTTTGTGCTATAGTCTTTTTGTTACTCCACTTCATTCCTCATTGCCGGTGACTgatttgagtgtcggagggccaacatCGAGGATCCCTTCCCTGTCTCAGCACTAACGTAGTTTGTATTACAGGTCCGCACGGAGTTCATAGGAAGTTGACGTGAACGTCACATCTTCAGCTttccgtctcttcgactttcagACAAGATGATCCTCcatttttcttttttgtatttttattatttaaatgtcATTTTAGAATATTAACAAATATAACAAAAACACAGTAAATAATATAATGTTCTTAATTAAAATGTACTAAATTATTATTCTAAGAACTCatatatattataaaattaatttcaaaatggcAAAATTTCCGTCTTCTTCCTCGTTATGCCTAATAAGTAATTTTATTTCCTTTGGTGGGAATCTCTTCTCTTCCCTTTTATTTCGATCCTGAAACCTGAAAAGATCGATACTTGGAGATGGATATTGCGATTTAGGGTTCGTGCCTTCCGATTCTAATGAGGTGGCGGCGCGATGTCGGAGGGCACCATCGCGGTTGAGGTCAGCGGGCTGCCTCAGGCGAGAGCCGCGATGACGGCGCGGGTGCGACGGCAGGCGTGGTTCGTGACCGCGTGCGGTTGCGTCCTCCTCTGGACGTGCCTGATCCAGCTCCTTGCCTATGGGCGTCTCTGGCAGAGTTGGAATCCCGCGCGGTTTTTCCTTGTCCTCAGGGACGACGTCGCCGGTGTTGGATCGAGTTCAGCTCCTCCGCCGCTCACACCTCCATCACCAGGGCTACAGTCGAGTATGTAGCCCTATCTTTTTTGTGCAATGTTGTTTCGGCAAACCATACaaatatttcttttttccttttggaCTGTTGCGGGGTAGGTGTCTTAGGAGAAAAAGATAATAGATTTCACCATTCTTTTATCCCCTAATGAGTGGTACAAAAAAGATTCGCGAATAAAGAAACTATTTTGCTGACGATCAATGCACTTGTAAGCGGACACTAGACGGATAATGAATTAATACCTAGAACAAGTAGATGAGATGTACTATCTATTTTGGTATACTCTCAATCTTTGCCTTTTGATCTTCTGCTTCGCATGGTAGACAAGGCATATATCCAATAGCTTGAGTTTTGGAGCTGCTAATACCAACgcaaagaatattttttgatgcagttgatttattttcctcctgTACTCATTGCTTGGAAGATTTTTGTCTGCAGGGATGATTCCCTTGTGTTTCACTGTTCCTTATTTTAATCATAGTTCTTGATCCACAGAAGATGTTTTAATGATTCCTCCGTTGTATTTTAGTTTTGCTTGAATATGAATGGCATCAGATAGGCTTAGATTTATAAACACAGGTGCTTGATGGTTGAACATGATTTTCCATGCCATTCAAGCACAAATTATTTACAAACTATATTTGGTTTTGAAACAGACCGAGTATAATAATAACCCATTATTTTAGAACCGAAGTTAAATAAATTGGCATTTTAACTTGTCTATCTTCTAGAGTGTGATGTCTGCAAAATCTAACCACTTTCAGGAAATTATACAAGCAACGGCTATCTAAAACTATCATGCAATGGTGGCTTGAACCAAATGCGTGCAGCGGTTGGTATAATTCCTTCTCAAAGTTGTGGACATCTGCCAAGGGCAAGTATTGAAATTATGGTATTTGGTTTTCAGATATGTGACATGGTGATGGTGGCTCGCTTACTGAACCTAACACTAGTGGTCCCGGAACTGGACAAGAATTCATTTTGGGCTGACCCAAGGTACTGTTCATCCCTATTTCGCATCCAAAGTGCATGCTAATTCAGAACTACAAGAACCAACCGCTGAGCTTGCCGTTTAGTGTCAATTAATTGAAAAGTGGAGACACCAGGATATCAAATATTCATTTCTTCATACATTGGCACTAACTTATATACTTGTCCAGTGCTCTGTATAACTTATAGATTATCCTGTTGTTGTTTCTTATCATCCTTTTTCTTTTTCGTGGTCCTAATATATTCCTGTCGTCTAATTTCAGTAATTTTGATGATATCTTTGATGTGAGGTATTTCATCAAATCACTGAAAGACGAAGTGCGAATAATTAAAAAGCTGCCAAATAGCATAAATAGAAATGCTTCAAGCCAGTTTTTTATGATGCGCCCAGTGAGTTGGTCAGATGAGAAATACTACATACAACAGGTGCGGACATCTTTTCATAGTTTATTATATTGACATTTTGTTCTGTTACTTGAAATGCTAACATGAATGACTTGATCATTTTTGCCAGAGTAAGGAACTAGGGCTCTGTGTTTCTTGTCTCTTGTCTGTGTTCTTGCAAATTGCTCGGCTGTTATGTGGGAATTTATTATTCTTGTGTTGTCTCTTGTTTGTTCTTATGCTGCAGATTTTGCCACTGTTCAACAAGTTTAATGTGATTCATTTTAATAAAACGGATGCACGATTAGCAAACAATCTTGCTTTTGAGCTCCAGAAGCTTAGATGCCGTGTAAACTATCATGCGCTGAAATTTTCTCCTCAGATCATGACATTgggaaacaagttggttcagatTCTTCGAGGGAAGGGATCCTTTGTTACCTTACATTTGAGATATGAAATGGACATGCTGGCCTTTTCTGGTTGCACTCATGATTGTTCTGAGAAAGAAGCTGAAGAGCTTAAAAGATTAAGGTACACAACAATAAAACCTCTTTGATCTTCTTGTAACTAATTCACATTTTGTTGATTCTTCACCGCTGAAGTTTTAGGCTTTGTAAAATATGTTGTTATGTCTTCCTATGGCATTTTGGGTTTTTTCATTACAAGTTAGCATACTGTTGTAAATCAAATTATGGTATTTAACAAATAACTGGTAAATTGCAAAAGTTAACTTTCTTTTTATATATAGTTCTTTCTTCTCACAGAGAAtaaggaaaggaaaaaagaaaaaaaaacaaaggtctTCAAAAATTTTGTACTAATTCAGGGTATGTTACATAACTTACAATTGGAGAATTCAAGAAGACCAGTGCTACCATTTTGTGGATTCACCTTTTTCATTTATATATTCTAGCAAcacttatctactactgaagctaTGCTCTATTTTGTGGAATTACCTATATACTTATTGTATATCAATAATTTGGGTAAACTCTACTGTTCTCAACAATTATCGGGATAGCCCCTATCATTCGTATCCTTCCATTAAACATTTGGTAAAACTGTATCATTGTAATATTTGAATCTCTTAaatcacttttaaatttaattacattAACTGAAGTTTTTAGTTTCCATCTATTCCTTCACACTCTCAACTCCTATCATTTCATGATTTCAATAATTAGACTATAGAATGGTAAACATATTTGAAGTTTAGCTCATTTGACTGTATTTCATACTCTGTTAGAGTTACACTAATTACTCCTCCCATGGTAacattttttatttgtatttcccAATAACCCCACACTGAATCTCATTATTCTCATCTCTATTaaacctaaactatacttgtacCCAATCATAGATGAAACTATGATTTCATCTATGATGGCATTGCCAAACTGTTGTTCTTAATGACAGAAGgtttttgaaattttgatattTCATGATAAGGTTTCTGTCGTCAGGTACAGCAGATTCATTTTATTCTTGTAAACAGCATTATATAGTTGTACATACTTGAAACTAACTTCTACACTTTTCAGGTATGCCTATCCTTGGTGGCGAGAAAAAGAGATAAATTCCACAGCCAAGAGACTGCAAGGCTTGTGCCCACTTACACCTGAGGAAACCACCCTTATTCTCAAAGCATTGGGCTTTGACAAAGACACTGTAATATACATCGCCTCTGGTGAGATTTACGGTGGGGAAAAGAGGCTATCAGTTTTGCGTGCAGAATTTCCCAATCTCGTAAGACCATTTCCCGTTTACAATGCTGCTTCACTTTTTCTTTAGCTACCAAATTCAGGTTGAGGCATGATACCGATCTATGATCTCTGTTCTACTTAATTCTCTTAGTCCAGAACTTTGAAGCTCTATGATACACCCAATCTGCAGGTTAAAAAGGAGATGTTGCTTAATTCAGAAGATCTGCAGCAGTTCCAAAATCACTCATCCAAAATGGCTGCACTTGATTATATGGTTTCGTTGGCGAGCGACACTTTCATCCCAACATATGATGGAAATATGGCCAAAGTTGTTGAGGGGCATCGAAGGTAACACTTTTCTCCTTTTCCATTTTTTCTGTGTTGTCAATTAGTTTCATTTCCCGGATTTTGGCATTGGTAGGTACCTTGGGTTTCAGAAAACTATCTTGCTGGACCGCAGAAAATTGGTTAAGCTTCTTGATATGCATAACAACAAAACACTTCCATGGGATGAGTTTGCATCTTCAGTGAAACAAGTTGTTAATGGGAGTCTTGGACAGCCAATCTGTCGAAAAGTTCTCATCAACAAACCTAAAGAGGAAGATTACTTCTATGCTAACCCGCACGAATGCCTAACCAATGCAAAGGAGTGCCTTAATGTACCTTACCAGTCAAACTCATCGAGATGAAAACAGATACCCTGCAACTTATTAGCCTTCTCTTAAAGAAAAGTTTAGCCATTCCCTTCATGCCTTTGTAGGCCTTTATAGGCCTACCATAGATGTTCTGTTGTTATTGTTTCTTTGTTTAATAGCCTTTGTTCTTTTGTTTATTAGTTAATTTGTAATGCCACATTCTTTCTTGTTTCACTGTAAGCTACTTGGTTATTTAAAAATTAAGGTTATTGAGTGTTTTAAATTTATTCTCATTCGAAGATCTATGGAttacattttaaaaaacttttacccATAATCAAGGCAtgttttttcaaaataagttaaaTCGTTCTCGGAATCTTAGGTTTTGTTTGTGTTAAGTTGTGCAAGAAATTTCATAAGATATACATGGAGTTTGTAACTCTGCAAGGTGCTAGTGTTGATGGTAACTTGGAGGGTCAATGAAGAATGGAGAAGGCGTATAAGATATCTGAAACATTAGCATTGAGGCGGTGTTACAGCAGCTTGTGGAGTTTGATTTGGCGTGATGAAGTTAGTTCAATACTGACAACAGCTAGAAGAAGACAAACTGTCTCGCAGCATATTCATTTGGTGACAAGTTAAATTGAGGAAGATAAAATCTAATATATAAGTTATGTGCGTTGAGAAACTTAAGCCAGACTTATTCATAGAATAATCATAGATCGGGTTTAGTTAATCAATTGGTGAGTTAAGTTGATTAAGAAATTGACTTAGACGgatcaatcaacaaattaaatgTTTGTCTCTATTAacataaacaaatttaaaatgtcatatttggaaattaatttgagataattttttttttcaaattaaaatttatgtgtgtgtatatatatattaaaaaaaaattcagcgaaacattttaaaaaataaaataaaagaaaaataacggccgaaaaaataaattctttaagcTATAATTACCCGGAGGCCCGAGGGTATTAGTGGAAAATTATTTACTTCACTCTCTCATGGTTACGAGTCCGACAGATCCTCATCGCTATGAGTCCGACAATCCCTTTCTCCTCCTCACCGGAAACCCACGTTAGGGCTTTTGTACCCTCTCCGACTGCGAATCCGCTCCCGTCCATTCTTTCTTCCCAGTGATGCACCATTTGTTGGGGCTAAATCTCTGTAAGTTACTCTCTTGGAATCACTAGGGGGGGGAATTTGTTTTTTTTAGTGTTTTCTTGACTTGTAAGATTCGGTTGCTGTTCATAGAAACTCGATGAATCATCATCTGCATAAAAGTTTTTATCGGGTTTTTTTAGTTTGTCTACCTGTGCTTCTTCCGGTTGTTTCCTCTGGGCTTTTTAAAGATTCTCTCGTTGTAAAGATCGTTTTTTTTCGCTTTAGGTGGTGAATTTGGGCGATTCGCCCCCTGCTCTTCGTGATTTAAAGTTCTGAACAACCGCAAAGGTCAGGAACCACTACTTCAGGGTCGGAGTTGGTACTTCGAGAAACACAAgggctttgattttttttttttttaatcacatATTTTTGTAGATTGTTCTTGATAGAACATGCAGGTACGGTGCGCTTGCAGTGATTTTTGGTTTTAATTGGTTGTAAGTTGAGAGTAGGGGTTTTTAAGTTGTAGCTAAGATAGGGGCGCTTTGTTGTGTGGCCGCTAGGCCACACGGTTCTCGGGCTACAAGTAGAGAGTGGTCGGTGGGATGCAATGAACCATTTTGGCCAACAAGCTCAAGTTTCTCGCCGCCCTTGTCAACAAGATGGGACTATCGATTTCGTGCAGAGGGGTTTTCTTTTGGCTCACAAGGTGATGATAGAGTTGTGCACTGTGGATCTTCCATTTCGTTGAATGACAAAAGTTCCAGGAGTTGGGAAAGGAATGAGTCATTTGCTAATCATCAGTTCTCTGTCTCTGACGGTGCTCTTTCATGCACCAGTAGCCCTTCTGATAGCTTCCAAAACTATCATTTGAGACCCCCAGTTACACAAGGAGCCAGCATTGAGGAATACATCAGAGGTAAGCTGAAACTTGGATTCCTCTTTCATTTATATTGGAAATCGATGATTTTATGAATAAATTTCTTTAGACTTCACAAAGGTCAACTCTGACTGTGTGGAAGTCTGTATGGTTATTTTCATAGAGTTCAAATTTGCAGCTTATATACTTGGTTTGCATGTTGATTAACAATATTTGTGCAAATGGAACAATATTGTATTCTTTGGGACATTATGAATTATGCAGAGAGTTCAATCATTCCCATTTTAAAGATAAATTCTTGGCTAAAAGTTGAAAAGAACAAATAGTCAAGCTTGGATTTGATGGGTGTCTCTTTGAATTTGCTCATTATTCTACTTGTAAAAATTTGGTTCTTATCTATCACATGCACTTGATTAGACAGCATATTGGCAATTGGCATTTTATAGGAAACTCAATGGAAGATGTTATCGTTTAGCTATTCTAGTTTGTCTACCCACTTAGGATAATCTATATACTGATATCAAAACatgcatttttatatttttaattgcaCATTGGGACTAACATGGATTTGATGGAATGGTGTCAGTTTCCtggttctcttttttttttcaatttcaaagGGGCCATCGTT
Coding sequences within it:
- the LOC122016179 gene encoding rhamnogalacturonan I rhamnosyltransferase 1-like isoform X2 codes for the protein MSEGTIAVEVSGLPQARAAMTARVRRQAWFVTACGCVLLWTCLIQLLAYGRLWQSWNPARFFLVLRDDVAGVGSSSAPPPLTPPSPGLQSRNYTSNGYLKLSCNGGLNQMRAAICDMVMVARLLNLTLVVPELDKNSFWADPRYFIKSLKDEVRIIKKLPNSINRNASSQFFMMRPVSWSDEKYYIQQILPLFNKFNVIHFNKTDARLANNLAFELQKLRCRVNYHALKFSPQIMTLGNKLVQILRGKGSFVTLHLRYEMDMLAFSGCTHDCSEKEAEELKRLRYAYPWWREKEINSTAKRLQGLCPLTPEETTLILKALGFDKDTVIYIASGEIYGGEKRLSVLRAEFPNLVKKEMLLNSEDLQQFQNHSSKMAALDYMVSLASDTFIPTYDGNMAKVVEGHRRYLGFQKTILLDRRKLVKLLDMHNNKTLPWDEFASSVKQVVNGSLGQPICRKVLINKPKEEDYFYANPHECLTNAKECLNVPYQSNSSR
- the LOC122016179 gene encoding rhamnogalacturonan I rhamnosyltransferase 1-like isoform X1, with product MSEGTIAVEVSGLPQARAAMTARVRRQAWFVTACGCVLLWTCLIQLLAYGRLWQSWNPARFFLVLRDDVAGVGSSSAPPPLTPPSPGLQSRNYTSNGYLKLSCNGGLNQMRAAICDMVMVARLLNLTLVVPELDKNSFWADPSNFDDIFDVRYFIKSLKDEVRIIKKLPNSINRNASSQFFMMRPVSWSDEKYYIQQILPLFNKFNVIHFNKTDARLANNLAFELQKLRCRVNYHALKFSPQIMTLGNKLVQILRGKGSFVTLHLRYEMDMLAFSGCTHDCSEKEAEELKRLRYAYPWWREKEINSTAKRLQGLCPLTPEETTLILKALGFDKDTVIYIASGEIYGGEKRLSVLRAEFPNLVKKEMLLNSEDLQQFQNHSSKMAALDYMVSLASDTFIPTYDGNMAKVVEGHRRYLGFQKTILLDRRKLVKLLDMHNNKTLPWDEFASSVKQVVNGSLGQPICRKVLINKPKEEDYFYANPHECLTNAKECLNVPYQSNSSR
- the LOC122016179 gene encoding rhamnogalacturonan I rhamnosyltransferase 1-like isoform X3, with the protein product MSEGTIAVEVSGLPQARAAMTARVRRQAWFVTACGCVLLWTCLIQLLAYGRLWQSWNPARFFLVLRDDVAGVGSSSAPPPLTPPSPGLQSRNYTSNGYLKLSCNGGLNQMRAAICDMVMVARLLNLTLVVPELDKNSFWADPSNFDDIFDVRYFIKSLKDEVRIIKKLPNSINRNASSQFFMMRPVSWSDEKYYIQQIMTLGNKLVQILRGKGSFVTLHLRYEMDMLAFSGCTHDCSEKEAEELKRLRYAYPWWREKEINSTAKRLQGLCPLTPEETTLILKALGFDKDTVIYIASGEIYGGEKRLSVLRAEFPNLVKKEMLLNSEDLQQFQNHSSKMAALDYMVSLASDTFIPTYDGNMAKVVEGHRRYLGFQKTILLDRRKLVKLLDMHNNKTLPWDEFASSVKQVVNGSLGQPICRKVLINKPKEEDYFYANPHECLTNAKECLNVPYQSNSSR
- the LOC122016179 gene encoding rhamnogalacturonan I rhamnosyltransferase 1-like isoform X4; this translates as MRCTIYFGNYTSNGYLKLSCNGGLNQMRAAICDMVMVARLLNLTLVVPELDKNSFWADPSNFDDIFDVRYFIKSLKDEVRIIKKLPNSINRNASSQFFMMRPVSWSDEKYYIQQILPLFNKFNVIHFNKTDARLANNLAFELQKLRCRVNYHALKFSPQIMTLGNKLVQILRGKGSFVTLHLRYEMDMLAFSGCTHDCSEKEAEELKRLRYAYPWWREKEINSTAKRLQGLCPLTPEETTLILKALGFDKDTVIYIASGEIYGGEKRLSVLRAEFPNLVKKEMLLNSEDLQQFQNHSSKMAALDYMVSLASDTFIPTYDGNMAKVVEGHRRYLGFQKTILLDRRKLVKLLDMHNNKTLPWDEFASSVKQVVNGSLGQPICRKVLINKPKEEDYFYANPHECLTNAKECLNVPYQSNSSR